A window of Actinobacillus suis ATCC 33415 contains these coding sequences:
- a CDS encoding peptidoglycan DD-metalloendopeptidase family protein gives MKKSFLLLPVAALILTACSSNDPAPVVSAKDSTELSPGVMQPVSGTAPTTYGWQSDIQPASMPATMGNTPASVPTVSQPVVTNPVITEQPAQPQTTTKVVKKTKTVEKKVNQNFEIPRDANNAPVYSQIQKGFYDGSTYTVRKGDTMFLIAYIIGKDVKEIAALNNMSEPYQLTVGQKLKTGKSATETITVEEKVTVPVEPKVTYQQGANGTTYSSDGNITGPVKASTGATAPTVTPSANNGIQASVGTAATATSGGVVATAATAPAVRATTATSPNYSTSNTVAALASNFKWQWPTAGRVVSGFSSAEGGNKGIDIAGSKGQDVKAAAAGKVVYAGNALEGYGNLIIIKHSDDFLSAYAHNDSIKVDEQDTVNAGETIAKMGSTGTNSNKLHFEIRYKGKSVDPTRYLPKR, from the coding sequence ATGAAGAAATCATTTCTCCTATTGCCTGTAGCCGCACTTATTTTAACCGCATGTAGTTCAAATGATCCGGCTCCGGTTGTAAGTGCAAAAGACAGCACGGAATTAAGCCCTGGTGTAATGCAACCGGTATCCGGTACAGCACCGACAACTTATGGTTGGCAGTCTGATATTCAGCCGGCATCAATGCCTGCAACAATGGGAAATACACCGGCAAGCGTGCCGACTGTTTCTCAGCCTGTGGTAACCAATCCGGTTATCACAGAGCAACCGGCTCAACCTCAAACAACAACGAAAGTTGTGAAAAAAACTAAAACGGTAGAGAAAAAGGTAAACCAAAATTTCGAAATCCCTCGTGATGCGAATAATGCGCCGGTATATAGCCAAATTCAGAAAGGCTTTTATGACGGCTCAACTTATACGGTACGTAAAGGCGATACCATGTTTTTGATTGCTTATATTATCGGTAAAGACGTAAAAGAAATTGCCGCATTAAATAATATGAGTGAACCATATCAATTAACCGTAGGGCAAAAACTAAAAACAGGTAAATCGGCAACAGAGACGATAACGGTAGAAGAAAAAGTGACCGTGCCGGTAGAGCCGAAAGTGACTTATCAGCAAGGTGCAAACGGAACTACTTATTCTTCTGACGGTAATATTACCGGTCCGGTAAAAGCAAGTACTGGTGCAACTGCTCCGACCGTAACACCATCGGCAAATAATGGTATTCAAGCTTCAGTAGGTACGGCTGCAACTGCAACATCCGGTGGTGTAGTGGCAACCGCAGCAACCGCTCCGGCTGTGCGTGCGACAACAGCAACTTCACCGAATTACTCTACATCAAATACGGTAGCTGCACTGGCTTCAAACTTTAAATGGCAATGGCCGACAGCCGGTCGTGTTGTATCCGGTTTCTCTTCTGCTGAAGGCGGTAACAAAGGTATTGATATTGCCGGTAGCAAAGGTCAAGACGTGAAAGCGGCTGCAGCAGGTAAAGTTGTGTATGCAGGTAACGCTCTAGAAGGCTATGGCAACTTAATTATCATTAAACACAGCGATGACTTCTTAAGTGCTTATGCACATAACGATAGTATCAAAGTTGATGAGCAAGATACCGTAAATGCCGGTGAAACCATTGCTAAAATGGGTAGCACCGGTACCAACAGTAACAAACTTCACTTTGAAATTCGTTACAAAGGTAAGTCTGTTGACCCGACACGTTATTTACCGAAAAGATAG
- a CDS encoding lipoprotein: protein MKKVLFLIPFVLGLAACSANQSVSKDESELAPGVMQPVSGSGAEEGSYSWTSEVESAPMPASMTK, encoded by the coding sequence ATGAAAAAAGTATTGTTTTTAATCCCATTCGTGCTTGGTTTGGCTGCTTGTAGTGCAAATCAATCTGTTTCAAAGGATGAGTCGGAATTAGCACCGGGTGTTATGCAACCTGTTTCAGGTTCTGGTGCAGAGGAAGGCAGTTATAGCTGGACTTCAGAAGTAGAATCAGCGCCAATGCCGGCGTCGATGACTAAGTAA
- a CDS encoding LysM peptidoglycan-binding domain-containing protein, translating into MKKSLLLLPLMVSLGLTACNSSSESEASVAEAGSSTTSAIPTWQSSETIQATDMPASMSSAPTHTIGQAPMTQNTPQATYGSVSQPVQQPQPVAVQPQAASVAQSETVGNCQVVRDSMGTPVYAQMVKGCYTDSSYTVGKSDTMYLISYLTGQTPAQIAALNNISTTTKLQVGQVLRVR; encoded by the coding sequence ATGAAAAAGTCACTTTTACTTTTGCCATTAATGGTATCGTTAGGATTAACCGCTTGTAATTCTTCATCTGAATCGGAAGCAAGTGTAGCTGAAGCAGGTTCATCAACCACTTCTGCGATTCCAACTTGGCAATCATCCGAAACTATTCAGGCAACGGATATGCCTGCGTCAATGAGTTCAGCGCCTACTCATACGATCGGGCAAGCTCCAATGACTCAAAATACTCCGCAAGCGACTTATGGTTCTGTTTCCCAGCCAGTTCAACAACCACAACCGGTAGCAGTTCAGCCCCAAGCCGCATCTGTTGCACAATCTGAAACGGTTGGTAATTGCCAAGTAGTACGTGATAGCATGGGCACACCGGTATATGCGCAAATGGTTAAAGGTTGTTATACTGACAGCAGTTATACAGTAGGTAAAAGTGATACGATGTATCTTATTTCCTACTTAACTGGTCAAACACCGGCACAAATTGCAGCATTAAATAACATCAGTACCACAACGAAGTTACAAGTCGGCCAAGTACTGCGTGTAAGATAA
- a CDS encoding YqaA family protein yields MKLFGTIYDKTMEWSKHRFAAFWLSFVSFIEAIFFPIPPDVMLIPMSMSKPQNATKYAIYTTIASVLGGIIGYFIGLYAFDWVQGIIADWGMQANFNKAKFWFETWGVAVVFLAGFSPIPYKVFTICAGVMQMAFFPFVVTAAISRFARFILVAKLSAWGGEKYAEKIRRSIELIGWGTIALAAVAYLAYELFK; encoded by the coding sequence ATGAAACTATTCGGTACAATTTATGATAAAACGATGGAATGGTCGAAACACCGTTTCGCAGCTTTTTGGTTAAGCTTTGTGAGTTTTATTGAGGCTATTTTCTTCCCGATTCCACCGGATGTGATGTTGATTCCGATGTCGATGAGCAAACCGCAAAATGCAACTAAATATGCGATTTATACGACAATTGCTTCGGTTTTAGGTGGTATAATCGGTTACTTTATCGGTTTATATGCATTTGATTGGGTGCAGGGCATTATTGCTGATTGGGGAATGCAGGCAAACTTCAACAAAGCGAAATTTTGGTTTGAAACTTGGGGCGTAGCGGTTGTTTTTTTAGCCGGTTTCTCGCCAATTCCGTATAAAGTATTTACAATTTGTGCAGGTGTAATGCAAATGGCATTTTTCCCGTTTGTGGTTACTGCAGCCATTTCTCGCTTTGCTCGTTTTATTTTAGTTGCCAAACTTTCGGCATGGGGTGGCGAGAAATATGCTGAAAAAATCCGCCGTTCTATCGAATTAATTGGCTGGGGGACGATTGCATTGGCAGCCGTCGCTTATCTGGCTTATGAGTTATTTAAGTAA
- the surE gene encoding 5'/3'-nucleotidase SurE has product MNILISNDDGYHAQGIQTLAKTLRDAGHSVTVIAPDRNRSAASSCLTLMEPIRVHQIDEFNYSVIAGTPADCVHLALNGFLPTAFDLVISGINHGANLGDDVVYSGTVAAALEGRHLPLPSLAISLVGKKSQGHLFGNNHFETAAQVVLDLLPKVQKGILPARQILNINVPDVPYEQVKGVMVTRLGHRSPAAEIVKREDPRGSTIYWLGANGVPVDASEGTDFYALEHDYVSITPIQADMTAHYSIQALEDVF; this is encoded by the coding sequence ATGAATATTTTAATCAGCAATGACGATGGTTATCACGCGCAAGGGATTCAAACACTCGCAAAAACATTGCGTGATGCGGGACATTCTGTGACGGTCATTGCGCCGGATCGCAATCGCAGTGCGGCATCAAGTTGCCTTACGTTGATGGAGCCTATTCGTGTACATCAAATTGATGAATTTAACTATTCAGTGATTGCGGGTACACCGGCAGATTGTGTACACTTAGCGCTCAACGGTTTTTTACCGACGGCGTTTGATTTAGTGATTTCAGGCATTAATCACGGTGCGAATCTAGGCGATGATGTGGTTTATTCCGGCACGGTTGCCGCTGCTTTGGAAGGGCGACATTTACCGCTACCGAGTTTAGCGATTTCGCTTGTCGGTAAAAAGTCACAGGGACATCTATTCGGTAATAATCATTTTGAAACGGCAGCGCAAGTCGTATTGGATTTATTACCGAAAGTACAAAAAGGTATTTTACCAGCACGTCAGATTTTAAATATCAATGTGCCGGATGTGCCTTACGAACAAGTAAAAGGCGTGATGGTGACTCGTTTAGGGCATCGTTCGCCGGCTGCGGAAATTGTAAAACGAGAAGATCCTCGAGGTTCAACAATTTATTGGCTAGGTGCAAATGGTGTACCAGTGGATGCCAGCGAAGGGACGGATTTCTACGCATTAGAACACGACTATGTGTCAATTACGCCAATTCAGGCGGATATGACAGCCCATTATTCAATCCAAGCGCTAGAGGATGTTTTCTAA
- the truD gene encoding tRNA pseudouridine(13) synthase TruD has product MQLNYLLGQPQQAGRLKAEFADFIVREELGYPLSGEGEFVAVKIRKTNANTLFVGEQLAKFVGISAKNMSYAGLKDRHAVTEQWFCLHLAGKETPDFSQFECEGVEILEVTRHNRKIRVGSLDGNHFEVLLRDVNESDELKQRLSQLQAVGFPNYFTEQRFGRDGHNLTQALRWANGEINVKDRKKRSFYLSAARSEVFNLVVSQRIAERLTQTVLAGDYVQLAGSNSFFMVEQNEIAETQQRLDLADVLLTAPLIGEKSLDSNANEMEQAMVERHAVLVELMKKERMSNARRAMFCKPQNFSWEFESEGLRLKFFLDSGSYATALVRELIQLTEQE; this is encoded by the coding sequence ATGCAATTAAATTATCTCTTAGGGCAGCCGCAGCAAGCGGGCAGATTAAAGGCGGAATTTGCAGATTTTATCGTGCGAGAAGAGCTTGGTTATCCGCTTAGCGGCGAAGGTGAATTTGTTGCGGTGAAAATCCGTAAAACCAATGCGAATACGTTATTTGTTGGAGAACAGCTAGCAAAATTTGTCGGTATCTCGGCAAAAAATATGAGTTATGCGGGGCTTAAAGATCGCCATGCGGTAACCGAACAGTGGTTTTGCTTACATTTAGCCGGTAAAGAAACGCCGGATTTTTCGCAATTTGAATGCGAAGGCGTAGAGATTTTAGAGGTTACTCGCCATAACCGTAAGATTCGTGTTGGGAGCTTAGACGGTAATCATTTTGAGGTGTTATTACGTGATGTAAACGAATCGGATGAACTTAAGCAACGTTTAAGTCAATTACAAGCGGTCGGATTTCCAAATTATTTTACAGAACAACGCTTTGGGCGTGACGGTCATAACTTAACCCAAGCACTGCGTTGGGCAAACGGCGAAATTAACGTTAAAGATCGCAAAAAGCGTAGCTTCTATCTATCGGCAGCTCGTAGCGAAGTGTTTAATTTGGTGGTTTCGCAACGTATTGCAGAGCGTTTAACCCAAACCGTTTTAGCCGGTGATTATGTGCAATTGGCTGGTTCGAACAGTTTCTTTATGGTCGAACAAAATGAAATAGCGGAAACTCAACAACGACTTGATTTGGCTGATGTGTTATTAACTGCGCCACTAATCGGTGAAAAATCCTTAGATTCGAATGCGAATGAAATGGAACAAGCGATGGTTGAACGTCATGCGGTATTAGTCGAATTAATGAAGAAAGAACGCATGTCAAATGCACGTCGCGCAATGTTCTGTAAACCGCAAAACTTTTCATGGGAATTTGAGTCTGAAGGTTTACGCCTTAAATTCTTTTTAGATTCAGGTAGTTATGCAACGGCATTAGTACGTGAATTAATTCAATTAACGGAACAAGAATAA
- the tpiA gene encoding triose-phosphate isomerase has protein sequence MARRPLVMGNWKLNGSKAFTKELIAGLKAELADVKGCDVAIAPPVMYLAEAEAALAGQSVIALGAQNVDVNVQGAFTGDISTEMLKDFGAKYIIIGHSERRTYHKESDEFIAKKFGALKAAGLVPVLCIGETEAENEAGQTEAVCAKQIDAVIDALGVEAFNGAVIAYEPIWAIGTGKSATPAQAQAVHAFIRGHIAAKSQAVADQVIIQYGGSVNDANAAELFTQPDIDGALVGGASLKAPAFAVIVKAAEKAKA, from the coding sequence ATGGCACGTCGTCCACTTGTAATGGGTAACTGGAAATTAAACGGTAGCAAAGCATTTACGAAAGAGTTAATTGCCGGCTTAAAAGCGGAATTAGCGGATGTTAAAGGCTGTGATGTTGCAATCGCTCCACCGGTAATGTACTTAGCGGAAGCGGAAGCTGCGTTAGCGGGTCAATCAGTGATTGCATTAGGCGCACAAAACGTAGATGTAAATGTACAAGGTGCATTTACAGGTGACATTTCAACAGAAATGTTAAAAGACTTCGGTGCAAAATATATCATTATCGGTCACTCTGAGCGCCGTACTTACCACAAAGAAAGCGATGAATTTATTGCGAAAAAATTCGGTGCGTTAAAAGCAGCAGGCTTAGTACCGGTATTATGTATCGGTGAAACCGAAGCGGAAAACGAAGCGGGTCAAACTGAAGCGGTATGTGCAAAACAAATTGATGCGGTAATTGATGCGTTAGGCGTTGAAGCGTTCAACGGTGCAGTAATCGCATACGAACCAATCTGGGCAATCGGTACAGGTAAATCTGCAACTCCTGCTCAAGCACAAGCGGTTCACGCATTCATCCGTGGTCACATCGCAGCTAAATCACAAGCGGTTGCGGATCAAGTTATCATCCAATACGGTGGTTCTGTGAACGATGCAAACGCTGCGGAATTATTCACTCAGCCGGATATCGACGGTGCATTAGTCGGCGGCGCGTCATTAAAAGCACCTGCATTTGCGGTTATCGTAAAAGCGGCGGAAAAAGCGAAAGCGTAA